Genomic window (Sediminispirochaeta smaragdinae DSM 11293):
TCGCGCACTGATTTCCAACCAGTGTGAGGTGACCTTCGCGCGCCTCCGTTACTCTTTGGGAGGCGACCGCCCCAGTCAAACTGCCCACCTGACATTGTCCGTTATCCAGTTTCATGGACACCGTTAGAAACCTAAACTAACAAGGGTGGTATTTCACCAACGGCTCCACACAGCCTAACGACCATGCTTCTCAGCCTCCCACCTATCCTACACATGTTAGTCCAGATTTCAATGCCAAGCTACAGTAAAGGTTCACGGGGTCTTTCCGTCTAACTACGGGTAATCGGCATCTTCACCGATACTTCAATTTCACCGGGTCTCGCGTTGAGACAGCGTTCAAGTCGTTACACCATTCGTGCGGGTCGGAACTTACCCGACAAGGAATTTCGCTACCTTAGGACCGTTATAGTTACGGCCGCCGTTTACTGGGGCTTCAGTTCGCAGCTTCGACTCTAGGTCTAACCACTCCCCTTAACCTTCCAGCACCGGGCAGGTGTCAGTCCGTATACGTCTCTTTACAGATTCGCACAGACCTGTGTTTTTGGTAAACAGTCGCTTGAACCATTTCTCTGCAACCCCCTTCAAACTTTAACATCCAAAAAGGGCCACACTTCTCCCGAAGTTACGTGTGCATTTTGCCGAGTTCCTTAACGCGAGTTCTCCCGAGCGCCTTAGCATTCTCAGCCCGCCTACCTGTGTCGGTTTACGGTACGGTCCCTTCCAACCTAACTTTAGAGATTATTTCTCGTCACCTTGACTCCACGTGCTTCGTTCCGCCGTAGCTTCACTCGCCTTCACGACTCACCTCATGGTGCGGATTTGCCTACACCACTCATCAGCTTATCGCTTGGACCGGGACTACCATCGCCCGGACTCGCTTCGCCTCATGCGTCATCCCATCAAAATTGGAAGAGGTACGGGAATATTAACCCGTTTCCCATCGGCTACGCCTTTCGGCCTCGCCTTAGGGGCCGACTAACCCTTGGGCAGATTACCTTAACCCTGGAAACCTTAGGCTTTCGGCGGAGGGGGATCTCACCCCTCTTTTCGTTACTCATGCCTGCATTCTCACTTCCACTCCCTCCAGCAAACCTCCCGGTTCACCTTCATCGGTATGTGGAACGCTCTCCTACCCACCGTCCAAAGACGATGCCGTAGCTTCGGTACTATGCTTAGCCCCGTTACATTATCAGCGCAAAACGACTCGACCAGTGAGCTATTACGCACTCTTTGAAGGTGTGGCTGCTTCTAAGCCAACCTCCTGGCTGTCTTCGCCGTTTCACTTCCTTTTCCACTTAGCATAGTTTCGGGACCTTAGCTGACGGTCTGGGCTGTTTCCCTTTTGACCACGGACCTTATTACCCGTAGTCTGACTCCTGCATATTAACACGCGGCATTCGGAGTTTATCTGGGGTTGGTACCCGGTGAAGGGCCCTAGCCCAACCAGTGCTCTACCTCCGCGTCTGTCCTTGCAAGGCTAGCCCTAAAGCTATTTCGGAGAGTACCAGCTATCTCCAGGTTTGATTAGCCTTTCACTCCTATCCACAGCTCATCCCTGCCCTTTTCAACGGACTAGGGTTCGGTCCTCCACTCAGTTTTACCTGAGCTTCAACCTGGCCATAGATAGATCACCTGGCTTCGGGTCTACCACATGCAACTAGTCGCCCTATTAAGACTCGGTTTCCCTCCGGCTTCGGGACTCCTATCCCTTAACCTCGCTACATACGGTAACTCGCAGGCTCATTCTACAAAAGGCACGCCGTCACCATCTTTCAATGGCTTCGACCGCTTGTAAGTCCACGGTTTCAGGTTCTATTTCACTCCCCTCCCGGGGTACTTTTCACCTTTCCCTCACGGTACTATTCGCTATCGGTAGCTGTCGTGTATTTAGCCTTGGAGAGTGGTCTCCCCTGCTTCCGACAAGATTCCTCGTGTCCCGTCGTACTCAAGCTCGTCTCCCACGCAGTCAATTCTATTTCGCATACGGGGCTTTCACCCTCTCTGGCTGCCCTTCCAGTAGCATTCCGCTATACAATTGTTTTATCACTGCGCGACCGGTTCTACACCCAGTCCAGAAACCGCTTACAACCCCCATAATGCAACGCTGTAGAACTTACACACTATAGGTTTAGGCTCTTCCCCTTTCGCTCGCCGCTACTTAGGGAATCTCGTTTGATTTCTCTTCCTGCAGGTACTTAGATGGTTCAGTTCCCTGCGTCTCGCTCCATACGGCTATGGATTCACCGTACAGTGACCGTCATCTAAACGGCCGGGTTACCCCATTCGGACATCCCCGGATCAGCAGATGTTTGCTCCTCCCCGGGACTTTTCGCAGCTTACCACGTCCTTCCTCGCCAGACAGCTCCAAGGCATCCACCGTGGACCCTTATTCGCTTGACCATATTATCTTGCAATCCTTCCCTATCAGCTATATGACTCCTCGCCTTATAGCTCCCCTGTTAAAGATCAATGATTACCCAACGTAAAATAGCCGGGTAATCGTATGTGGGCCTGACTAGAGTTGAACTAGTGACCTCACGCTTATCAGGCGTGCGCTCTAACCAACTGAGCTACAGGCCCAATCAGAGAAAAGAGGGAAAGGAAGAAGTACCGACGCGTTAGCTCAAAGGATCAGAATGATCTTATCTTTCTTATCAGAAAGGAGGTGATCCAGCCGCACCTTCCGGTACGGCTACCTTGTTACGACTTCACCCCCCTTACTAGGCATACCTTCGGCACCGTCCTCCGTTACCGGTTAGACTAGCGACTTCGGGTACCCCCAACTCGGGTGGTGTGACGGGCGGTGTGTACAAGGCCCGGGAACGTATTCACCGCGCCATGCTGATGCGCGATTACTAGCGATTCCACCTTCATGGAGTCGGGTTTCAGACTCCAATCTGTACTGAGAACGGCTTTTTGCGATTTGCTTGACCTCGCGGTCTCGCGGCGCTCTGTACCGTTCATTGTAGCACGTGTGTAGCCCAGGACATAAGGGCCATGATGACTTGACGTCGTCCCCACCTTCCTCCGGTTTGTCACCGGCAGTTCCATCTGAGTCCCCAACTTAATGATGGCAACAGATAGCAGGGGTTGCGCTCGTTGCGGGACTTAACCCAACACTTCACAGCACGAGCTGACGACAGCCATGCAGCACCTGTATAGCGGCCCCGAAGGGAAGCGGTATCTCTACCACCGTCCACCATATGTCAAGCCCTGGTAAGGTTTCTCGCGTATCATCGAATTAAACCACATGCTCCACCGCTTGTGCGGGCCCCCGTCAATTCCTTTGAGTTTCACCCTTGCGAGCATACTCCCCAGGCGGTGCACTTATCGCGTTTGCTTCGGCACCGACCCCAACGGGCCGACACCCAGTGCACATCGTTTACGGCGTGGACTACCAGGGTATCTAATCCTGTTCGCTCCCCACGCTTTCGCGCCTCAGCGTCAGTCTATGGCCAGAAGCTCGCCTTCGCCACCGGTGTTCTTCCTAATATCTACAGATTTCACCCCTACACTAGGAATTCCAGCTTCCCCTCCTAGACTCCAGCACGACAGTTTCAAGCGCGTTTCTCCAGTTGAGCTGGAGCCTTTCACACCTGACTTGCCATGCCGCCTACGCGCCCTTTACGCCCAATAATTCCGAACAACGCTCGCCCCTTACGTGTTACCGCGGCTGCTGGCACGTAATTAGCCGGGGCTTTTTCCTCGGTTAACGTCATCACCCATCCATTTCCTGATAGGCTTATTCCTCTCCAAGAAAAGAACTTTACAACCTTTCGGCCTTCTTCGTTCACGCGGCGTCGCTCCGTCAGGCTTTCGCCCATTGCGGAAGATTCTTAGCTGCTGCCTCCCGTAGGAGTCTGGGCCGTGTCTCAGTCCCAGTGTGGCCGTTCACCCTCTCAGGCCGGCTATCCATCGCCGCCTTGGTAGGCCTTTACCCCACCAACTAACATAATGGACCGCAGACTCCTCTTAGGTCGACGCCTAAGCGCCTTTCCTCTATCACCCTTATGGGTAAAAGAGCTTATGCGGTATTACCCCATGTTTCCATGGGCTATCCCCCATCCCAAGACAGATTATCTACGTGTTACTCACCCGTTCGCCGGTCTCAAAAGTCCGAAGACTTTCTACCCCTCGACTTGCATGCTTAAAACGCGCCGCCAGCGTTCGTTCTGAGCCAGGATCAAACTCTCCATTATAGTATGTTCAACATCCGAAGATGTTGACTTCTTACTTATAAAAAGTCCTTATCCCAACCCGTTTTCGCTCGCGTCGGATACTTTTCTTCCCTTCCCTATTTCCTCTGACAAAGATCCTTTCTCACTCATAAAAGTTCCTCACTCTCATGAGCGTGACGCCAGTTGTACCAAATCTCCTCAACCTTGTCAAGCAACCTTTTCAAGTTTCTTGCCGGTCAGGCATTGAACACAAAGGCAATCGCCACCGATGTTTTTCAAACATCGGAAAGTCAGCATATCAGCTCGTGGTTTCAGTGTCAACTGCAACGAAAGTGATTTACTGTCTTCACCGACCTGATGGTCAGCGCCTTTTGTTTCGGCGACGTTGGCAACTATATCTATCTGAGCTATTTATGTCAACCATTCTGTAAAAAGTTCATGAAAAGAAACATTACCGCCCCTCTTTTTCCCGAAAAGAGAAATGCACAAAAGCCCGTTCGAGTTTACTCCGCAAGGAAGTGTCAAATGAAAAATCTCTAATAATGGAAATCATACGATGAAGGGCAAGTTCCGGCCTTTTCGGTAAGGATCCGGCCGCATTACGCATCAGAAGATGGTAGTAGCGCATCTCCCACTCACGAATCACACGGGAAAGATAATGTGGAGCAATCATGGCCTCAGGGAAATTCGCCAAAGAACGCCGGAGTTCATCGTCAAGAAGTAGCGACTTCAGGCTTTTCGCCATGGCACCCACATTTTCTGAGGGAACAACCATACCGTTCACACCGTCATGGATCAACTCGGGAACAGCCCCCTCATTAACGACGACACAGGGAAGGCGGTTCACCAGAGCCTCCAGAATGGAAATTCCCTGCGTTTCGGTCCGAGAAGGAGAGGCAAAGAGCTCACAGGCGCCAAAAACACCCGAAGCAACAAGCTCCTTTCGTTCCATCTTCCCGGTAAAAATGATCGCCTCCGACGAGGGAAGAGAGGCCGCAAGACTCACGAGCTCTTCCCGCTCCGGACCATCACCGATGATGAGCAATCTGGCATCCTGAACAGCAGGGTAGATTCGGTCAAAAGCCTTTATAAGTATCGGTACACTTTTTTCCGTTGCAAGGCGGCCAATATAGAGGATAGTCCTCCCCTTCAAACCGAACCGTTTTTTGAATTCATCGGCCCGGCTGTTATCGAAATCTCTCGGATCTATCCCATTGGAGATGGTTATGACATCACTCTCGCAACCATTCTCCTGCAATAGCCTTGCGGTGACCCGGGAAGGTGCCACCACGAGATCAGAGGCATTATTAAAATAGTTGCAGAACTTCCACACCGTTTTTGCTTCGATCTTTATCAGCCCTTTAAACATATGCTCGTAATAGGCAGGATCGCTGATAAGCGTATGAAAGGAAAACACAACAGGCAGTCCCAGGCGCCTTGCAAAACGAATTCCAAGGAAGGAGACAAGCGTGGGTGTCATAGCGTGTACAATATCGATGTTGCATTTCCGAAGTATTCGATACACGCTGTAGTCGTAGGGCGCCACCCAACGAAAATCTTCATAAAAGTTCGCAGGAATCGACGGAATCAGGTGTACATCCACATTTTCATGTGAATAGTCCGGCCGTTTCCGATGGGCTGGGGCAAAAATCAGCACATAATGCCCCCGCTCCGCAAGGTTCTCGGCAAGTTTCATAATTGAAGTGACTACGCCATTGACCTGAGGTAAAAAAGAATCGGTAAAAATCGCGATACGGAGTTGGTCTCCGCTTACGGGCACACGTTTTCTTCGTCCGCTACCTCGCCCCTCCCGCAAAAGTGCTCCGATGATTTCGGCGAAACCTTCTCCACCCCGTTTCGAAGCCGCCCAGGCGGGTAGATGGCGCATCAGATGGGCAAAATCAGCGATGTTACCGACCCCAAACGAGTGAGGGAAAAAGGCAAACATCGGTTCATCATTTGGAGAATCCCCACAAAATACCGCAGTCTGCTTTAATTCAGCCTCATCGATACCGTATCGGTACTGCATAAAGGCGGTAACCATGGAAAGCTTGTCGTAAGATCCGAACCAGCAATTGACATGAATCGAGCTGATCTTCGCGACCGCCCCAAAACGTTCACAGACCTGTTTTATCTGCTCGGCGGCTTCGAGCCCAAGATCGGGAGGATCTTCCCGAAAATCGATGGCGAGATCGTATTTACGGCAAAATTGATCACGGGCGACCCTACTCCCCGGGACCTCTTTCAGCACGGCTTTCCGCACCTCTGCGAGACGGGATGTCAGGTCTTCATCGGCGATCGAAGGATGGGTATAGGTACGGATGGAACCATCTGTGGTACGATAGTAAACAAAGGCCCCATTTTCGCCGACCACTGCATCTACCGGCCACTGCCGGATAATGAGATCGCACCATCCTGCGGGACGGCCGGTAACAGGAATAACGGAGATACCCGCCCTGGAAAGCCTCCAAATCGCCTCATATGCATCGGCTGTTACACGGCCGTCGGTTGTGACCGTATCGTCTATATCGGTAAAGAGAAATCGCAGTGAAATCGATTCGGTACGAAAAGCTGCAAGGTTTTGCACAAGCCTCCCTTAGCCTTTTTTAGACCTTACTAGTCCCACCGGAACGCTCCAAGATAACGACCGTCCTCACATAGGTAAGAAAGGAAGCCACCGAAGCAAAAGCGGCAATCAAAAAGATAACAAGGCTGATATTACGTAGGGTCGGCAGTGCCCCCGAAGAGGGAGAAAGACGTTCGGTAAAGATGGTCGCCAATCCGATAATTCCCGAAAAAGCGTAAAAGACCGCCTTGATCTTTCCCCATATCGACGCAGCCATCACAAAACCCTTCTTGATCATGTACATGCGGAGAAAGGTGATGGCAAGTTCCCGGTAGATAAGGATGACAAAGATCCATACAGGCATCAAGCCTACTGCAGAAAAACAAATAAAGTAGGTCATCCGACTAAATACATCGGCAAAGGGATCAAGAACCTTTCCTATGTCGGTTACAAGATTTCGGGATCGGGCAATATGTCCGTCGAGCACATCGCTGGCTTCAATGCCGAGAAAAATCACAAGAAGTACAAAAGCCGAAACCATCTCCCATCTCCCCGTCCAGACAGGCAGAAAAAAAACGATAAAATAAAGTGGAGAAAGGATAAGCCGAAAAACGGTCAATTTGTTTGGTAAATTCATACATTGACATTAGTTTTTACAAAACGTTTCGTCAATCCCATGGGGACAACAGTTACAAGTTAATCACTTCCTGCCTAAGGAAACGACGCTCCTCCGGTTTGCGAGAAAAACTGTACAGATGATGGTATCCACTGCGAAGACGCTTTCTAATCCGCGTCCGGATCATTCGCTCTTTCTCTTTCCCAGTGCTGAACACGTATTCACGCTCACGTCCTGCTCCGGGTGCATTCCCCCACAAAATGGAAAGAGAGTACGGGGAAAAAAGGTTTCCCTGCCGATCATGGAGGGTATAGTATCGTGTCCTTCCGGACCGGTCGGCTTTATACAAGACAACAATCATTGTTTCATCTATCGGCAGGCAGAGATCGAATATCAACCACAAAGCGATCGGCTTTTTTGAAAACGTAGACGCCATACTGCTCTAGCGTTCGAGCTTCGGCGGATTCAGAGAGCTCGGAGGATAGAGACCATAGTCTCAATCTTGTCATCATCCTGGCAGCGGGCGACGAAAACGGCACAGGGGCATCGACGTCTTGCGAAGTAACAAAACCTGTGGAAGGCAGAAAAAAAAGGCGGGGATCGGACCTCAGCCGACGATAGGGGATATATATCCGCCCATCATCAAGA
Coding sequences:
- a CDS encoding HAD-IIB family hydrolase, encoding MQNLAAFRTESISLRFLFTDIDDTVTTDGRVTADAYEAIWRLSRAGISVIPVTGRPAGWCDLIIRQWPVDAVVGENGAFVYYRTTDGSIRTYTHPSIADEDLTSRLAEVRKAVLKEVPGSRVARDQFCRKYDLAIDFREDPPDLGLEAAEQIKQVCERFGAVAKISSIHVNCWFGSYDKLSMVTAFMQYRYGIDEAELKQTAVFCGDSPNDEPMFAFFPHSFGVGNIADFAHLMRHLPAWAASKRGGEGFAEIIGALLREGRGSGRRKRVPVSGDQLRIAIFTDSFLPQVNGVVTSIMKLAENLAERGHYVLIFAPAHRKRPDYSHENVDVHLIPSIPANFYEDFRWVAPYDYSVYRILRKCNIDIVHAMTPTLVSFLGIRFARRLGLPVVFSFHTLISDPAYYEHMFKGLIKIEAKTVWKFCNYFNNASDLVVAPSRVTARLLQENGCESDVITISNGIDPRDFDNSRADEFKKRFGLKGRTILYIGRLATEKSVPILIKAFDRIYPAVQDARLLIIGDGPEREELVSLAASLPSSEAIIFTGKMERKELVASGVFGACELFASPSRTETQGISILEALVNRLPCVVVNEGAVPELIHDGVNGMVVPSENVGAMAKSLKSLLLDDELRRSLANFPEAMIAPHYLSRVIREWEMRYYHLLMRNAAGSLPKRPELALHRMISIIRDFSFDTSLRSKLERAFVHFSFREKEGR
- the pgsA gene encoding CDP-diacylglycerol--glycerol-3-phosphate 3-phosphatidyltransferase, which codes for MNLPNKLTVFRLILSPLYFIVFFLPVWTGRWEMVSAFVLLVIFLGIEASDVLDGHIARSRNLVTDIGKVLDPFADVFSRMTYFICFSAVGLMPVWIFVILIYRELAITFLRMYMIKKGFVMAASIWGKIKAVFYAFSGIIGLATIFTERLSPSSGALPTLRNISLVIFLIAAFASVASFLTYVRTVVILERSGGTSKV